The following coding sequences lie in one Helicoverpa zea isolate HzStark_Cry1AcR chromosome 14, ilHelZeax1.1, whole genome shotgun sequence genomic window:
- the LOC124636346 gene encoding hepatic leukemia factor-like — MALWTPYADEAALDLSKSAQETVTYSREYYAPQLTVPPDYLPYNRYYAPVGQLSPGSSSSGYDSVSFSPMTPRHVTLSPPASPTEVTSKRSYHMIDADCLSDDPDFQEFERNALRVMAEKNGGALLGNNPRMRRAVRSTQSDAGDDAYRRQRERNNHAAKQSRDRRKLREIHLALKVTYLRKEVAALKAALSTRVCGRCQQTCLC; from the coding sequence ATGGCTCTGTGGACACCCTACGCTGACGAAGCCGCCTTGGACTTATCGAAGTCGGCACAAGAAACAGTGACGTACTCGCGAGAGTACTACGCTCCTCAGTTAACGGTTCCGCCGGATTATTTACCCTACAATAGGTATTACGCACCAGTTGGACAATTATCACCAGGAAGCAGTTCTTCAGGATACGATTCAGTGTCGTTCAGTCCTATGACACCGAGACATGTGACGTTATCGCCGCCCGCGTCACCTACCGAGGTCACTTCAAAGAGGTCCTACCACATGATAGACGCTGACTGTTTATCAGACGACCCGGATTTCCAAGAGTTTGAAAGAAACGCTTTAAGAGTGATGGCGGAGAAGAATGGAGGTGCGTTATTAGGCAACAACCCGCGCATGCGCCGTGCTGTGAGGTCCACGCAGTCCGACGCCGGAGACGACGCGTACAGGCGCCAGAGAGAGAGGAACAACCACGCGGCCAAGCAGAGCCGCGACAGGAGGAAGCTGAGGGAGATTCATCTCGCTCTCAAAGTCACCTACCTCAGGAAAGAGGTTGCCGCGCTAAAAGCAGCCTTAAGTACTAGAGTGTGTGGTCGATGTCAGCAAACCTGCCTTTGCTGA
- the LOC124636620 gene encoding hepatic leukemia factor-like — MALWTPYAQEAALDLSTHAVKAERASPLPASSAPQSPNLSGLYPTYADSQYYASYPYQPVPYAVPSSMSPESIGSWSHGKPNAPSPPDSPEFYDSESLSDDVEYQAFERDALRAMAEKNGGTLLGNNPRMRRAVQTSQAADDSYRKQRERNNYAAKQSRDRRKLREVRLAFQVTYLKKKMADLRARLSAGVCGRCRQICEC; from the coding sequence ATGGCTCTGTGGACTCCTTACGCGCAAGAAGCTGCCCTGGACTTGAGCACGCACGCGGTCAAAGCGGAGAGAGCATCTCCGCTTCCAGCCAGCAGTGCTCCACAGTCCCCGAATCTATCAGGATTGTATCCAACATACGCGGATTCCCAGTACTACGCCTCGTACCCATACCAGCCCGTGCCGTATGCAGTACCTTCATCGATGTCTCCTGAATCAATCGGTAGCTGGTCACACGGCAAACCAAACGCGCCATCTCCGCCTGACTCACCGGAATTCTACGACTCAGAATCACTGTCCGATGACGTGGAGTACCAGGCGTTTGAGCGAGATGCCTTGCGAGCGATGGCTGAGAAGAACGGAGGAACATTGTTGGGGAACAACCCGAGAATGCGACGAGCTGTGCAGACCAGCCAGGCTGCTGATGACTCGTATAGGAAGCAAAGAGAGAGGAACAACTACGCTGCTAAGCAGAGCAGGGATCGCAGGAAGCTGAGGGAAGTTCGGCTGGCCTTCCAAGTGACGTATCTGAAGAAGAAGATGGCGGACTTGCGAGCGAGACTAAGCGCCGGCGTCTGTGGGCGCTGTCGACAGATCTGCGAGTGTTGA